In a single window of the Diabrotica undecimpunctata isolate CICGRU chromosome 11, icDiaUnde3, whole genome shotgun sequence genome:
- the LOC140452812 gene encoding uncharacterized protein codes for MGIFVKNYVEARKIHLNTNLEAVAVSISCNINCRPINICNIYLPHPNENVLEDLQRLIDDIPAFKLILGDLNCHNIIWGSIKTDKCGRLLQKLIDNQNLILMNTAKPTHFSYHNSTFSAIDISLCDHSLATSFSWNSLDYLYNSDHFPLTIETIGHDQPNIPVYQKWKLNSPNWDLYRDLINNYLTNFILEDSIDSSLHHFNDTILKCANIAVGKTKPCKRKPVPWWNEEIALAMKSTKHAFNVLNRHKTTENVSNFKKLRAKTKYLIKKSKKKHGQIMSLP; via the coding sequence ATgggtatttttgtaaaaaattatgtagaAGCAAGAAAAATTCACCTAAACACCAATTTGGAAGCCGTTGCTGTATCTATATCATGCAATATCAACTGCAGACCTattaacatatgtaacatttaccTCCCTCATCCAAATGAAAATGTACTTGAAGACTTACAGCGCTTAATCGATGATATTCCTGCTTTCAAACTAATACTTGGTGACTTGAATTGTCATAATATCATATGGGGTAGTATAAAAACAGACAAATGTGGTAGACTTCTTCAGAAATTAATAGATAATCAAAATCTAATATTAATGAATACTGCTAAACCTACTCATTTTAGCTACCACAATAGTACTTTTTCTGCCATCGATATTTCGTTGTGTGATCACTCATTAGCTACAAGTTTTTCTTGGAATAGTCTTGATTATCTATATAATAGCGATCATTTTCCTCTAACAATTGAAACCATTGGGCATGATCAACCGAATATTCCTGTTTACCAAAAATGGAAATTAAACTCACCAAACTGGGACTTATATAGAGATCTAATAAATAATTATCTTACGAACTTTATTCTAGAAGATAGCATAGATTCATCTCTTCATCATTTCAATGATACTATACTAAAATGCGCTAATATtgcagtgggaaaaacaaaacCTTGCAAACGAAAACCAGTACCATGGTGGAATGAAGAAATAGCTTTAGCTATGAAATCTACCAAACATGCTTTCAATGTTTTAAACAGACATAAAACAACAGAAAACGTTAGCAACTTTAAAAAACTTAGGGCAAAAACTAAATATCttattaagaaaagtaaaaagaAACATGGTCAAATTATGTCTCTACCATAA